ttaacaattaaataaaaatagagggattttcaaaaacactttttttcttatgtcacttttcaaaaatacctttttatgttgtctattttcaaaattacccCTTTTCaatgtataaaataactaaattctaagccctaaactctaaatactaaaccctaacccctcaaaactatatcctaaatgtaaaatagagaacctaaacttaaaaaaaaatctaaaaattaatttaacatattgtaattgtgtaaaagagggtaaaaatgaaaatattcaagAAAATAGGTATTTTTGATAGtgatatttctaacaaattctcatgaatcaattattaataaatataatttgaaacGAAAATGTATTTATTGTATTCTAAATAAAGATTACATGAATCaatttttgatcttaaaattttgaataaagaaaaagaatttaaatatttttgttgatatcatttacatatcaatttattaaaaataaataattcaaaattatacaatatatagtatatatatatatatatatatatatatatatatatatatatttatcaatgTTTTAGACTTATTCTAATtaatattgatttatttataatgtcgaCTTGTTGATTATCTTTGTCATCGAATTATAATAAAACAGTTGATTTTAGCTATAGCTAGTGGATTTATAACATAGTCCACTTTTTAAATtgttgacttcttttttttttcatccacTTATTACATTTATAGCCAGATGATGTTGCAACTCATgcaaattttgtttctcttcaaaTGGTAATTACGTAATTTGAAGAAAAATTCTATTTCTATACCGGGAAATCTACGACAATTCCCAAAAATGAATATAACCGAACAttggaaattacaaaattgatgggtgaagaagaaacaacaataaaagcaaaacaaaaaaagacgtGGAGATATCTCTCATTTTTGGAGATGGTACTGAGAAAGAAACTCTTGATATGAAGATGATCGTTGTTGCCATTGAGAGAGAAGCGTCTTGGACGTAAGCAAAGCTTTCGTATCGAAATTCACTTTCCGATTTTCGAAGCAAATCTCGACTGGAGACAAGTCATCGAACAGTTCAAGCCCTGTTGTTCCTCCATCATCAATGTCAGCTTCTTTACAACGACGCACTCTGGAGACAAACGTAGTGAGTTCTTGCTGTTTTCTGTCTGAATCAGTTGTCTTTGTGATCGGACAATAAGAAATGAAcgccttcttctccttctgtgAATCACTGTTGAGCCACATGTCATCGTCTCGGTCATCGCCAAGTGATATGGTCGTCTCATCTTCTTGACCTGAGTTTGCGAGCTCGCGGGTTACTTTGGATATTTGATTGCATCGGTTAGAGAACTCAGCTTCAGGCGAGAACTCTTGTTCTGAATTGAGACATCCGTTGCGGAACTCATGTAGTGTTGTGAGAACTGGAAGTGGAAGAACAGGACCAACGAGCTCAACACTGGGCTGCTCCTTCTTTGACCATTTACTACTCCGGCGTGAAGGTTTCCTTAACAAGAAAGGCGGTAGCTGAGGGAGTTCTGGAACAGCTAAGAACTCGAGAGACGGTTTCTTCTTGTCTACCAAAACATCTTCAAACTCAGAGTAGTTCGAGAATGCAAGCAACAAAATTTCTATAGGTAAGTTTGACCAGGTTTCTCTCAACGCAATGTCGAAAACGCTTGTCGGTGAATTGATATTCTCAAAGACTGCGGTTACGCTAGAGGAAGATCTATCTCTACCAAATCCGCAAATCTTCAACTTCTTACATAACTCCTCATGGCAGCTTAAGCTAAAAGATTTATTCTTCTGCAAACCTGATGATTTGGTCTTCATCTTTGAATCAATAAACCCGGCGAGCTTCCCTTTTGTGTGAGCAGAGAGATACTTGAGGTCGAGATATTTAAATCGTCTCGGGAGTTTGTATTCATCTTCATCAGGGAGGTACAGTAAGTTCACCTCGTCAGGTTTGCAGGCTGAATCTTTGTGAGCTACTAATTCTAAACTATCTAAAGGAGAAGCACAGAACTTGACTGCTTCAAGCTTCCCCGAGGATGTTAACCGAATCAAAGTAAACCCGGATGATTGATCTAATGATTCAAGTGGAAGGTACTTGTTTAGAACGCCAAAACCGAGAAAAATAACACTCTTTTTCTGCCAATCGATCCACTCGAGAAGAGACTCCTTCATCATCACTTCCCTAAAGACACAATCTCCGCATAGACACTTTCCGGCAGGTAAGAGTAGATTGTGTGGAAGCTCCCATACATACAAGGAAAAAGGATCATTCACAACAGATGGGGAAGGTCCATAACAGAACATTTGAGATTGCGCATTCCAAAACGAGCCAATTATAACGCAAGAAGTAGTTGATTCAAAAGTCCTAATTCCAAGTTCAGACAATCTATAAACATCGATAAAGCAAGGCCTCTCAACATCATGCTGCCACTTCAACAAAGGCGCTCCTGCTCTCGGATCACAGAGAAATACATAGCTCTGAGAAGCAACAACAAACCGAATACTGTCACTACCCGCCTTTGCAAAGCCAACAAACTCTTCAGTTCCAGCTATATTAAGACTCTCAACTTCCAATAAACATCTCACACTGCAATCCTCAGAGCTTCTGGTAATAGCAAAGACCGCATCAGACCGAGCAACAAGATAAACCCCAAAAGTCCAACCAAAATCACATCCTAACCAATTCCTCCTATTGACCTCATGACCTTCCCAAGAAACTTTCAGTTTGGAACCTCTAAGTCTACAATGACTCTgattcaaatcaaacaaaaagaccTCACCGTTCTCTAACAAGACTAAACACTCTCCAGTAAGATGAGGACTCCAAGAAGCGCTCACAATCATACACCTCTTAAACTGCTTACAACCAAGGTTTCTCAAAACCGGCTTCCCTTGAGATTCATCATACTTGACACTGAACCAATGAATCGAATACAACGAATAAACCAAAACGTATCCCAATTCGTCAGAAGAAGAACTCTTATCCGATCCAAAAACACTAACCGGTTGCaccaaaatcttcaaaatccGAGAAAATAATCTCTCTGTTGCCACAAAGACGTCACCTTCGTTCGAACCCATGACTTGTAACCCACCGGAATCTCCAATAGAAAGCAGCAAGAACCCAATCCGATCAAGGTTAGTCCCCGTGGGGAAAAACACCAAGACTGAATTTTTACTGGGGAAAGGTAGAAACTGGAGACGATTGTAGGAGAGAACCCTAGCTGTATCATCGTGCGGATTGAAAATATTGAAAGAGGCGCCGACGATTGCGGAAGAATCCGACGGAGGGACGCCGGAGACGGAGAGAAAACGCGCGGGAGTTAAGTGAGGGACAGTAGAGAGAAtcggaggagagagagagggagaagagaagagtagcTCCGAATCTGATGGGTTCGAGAAGTAAGGACCAACGGGAGAGGAGATGCAGGTTTTGCGTCCCCATTCATCTGTAATCTCCATTACAACCAAAGCGGCTTTTGTTTTCTACGGCGATCGGCGGTCAACTGAGCACTAAATTAAATAGGTTGGTCGTTAACCGAGCCAAATtccaaattccaaatttttttatttacttcgaGTAATAAGTATATTTGCAACACATTATGATGTAATTTGaatatgatttgatttgaaattttttaaaacaaaatatatcatcCAATCTATAAAAAAGGGTTTTCTCCATGTTCTAGATTAACAGGTtggtaaattaaaatttatacaggttgacaaataaataaattttatttactcataattacaatattataattactactttaaattatttcaaaaataataatacaaatacaaatactaACGCAgacaatataaaactataactagattaagacctgtgctagagcacgggttgaaattcattttatttatattgtatttttttttataaaatataagttatgttattgtttttaaaagttttttttggataaaacattatgtaataaaatcatatgctaaatatgaaggcttgaaaaaaatacatattttgtaagttttatattgttaatgactCTAGATAATTATCCGTGCTATAAcaatggttaaattttatttcgtaatctatcttgtaacccaatcaatctatcaatttcgtaatctatctttggttaacgttgtggtctatcgataaaatctgtggaaaataaatttgtaatattgtgttgaAATAcctttggaaacaacgtgatatatgactaaaatcgtccaaaaatacagtttggaatatccatgatttcatttgttactattaatatatcaattatcaattcgaatattcataatatttgggtgtaaccattaatattaatatatagattaatttataacctatttgtaactatttCTAACCATTTATTAGAAATAAAATGTCTACAACAattatgttgtgtacttctcttttattaaaaagaggatatacatataataaattaaaatactctAATATTCTAACTTAATTGgtataataaattatacaattgCTCAGGTATAATTCGACAAGATTATGAAATAATAAgtgttttaaaactatatacataCAACTATTTCGTCATATCCAAAATGAAACTCTAATAATATGGACTCAAGCAAATTAACACTAATAACCATGCCAACAAAGTTTCAATTATcaatatactaatatacatcaaatattaatttaccaATAGTTgcgatgaattttttttttagttttttgaattttattgctACTATGTCGTagacaattttttgtttgaactgaacttattattattatttttttttaacactgcatactttattaattattaggAAATGTTGACATTGTGAAAGATAGAACGAATACATAGAGGAATTGATAAATGAAATATGAAACCTGTGGTTTCATGTCTTTGAGATTTGGCCAACTTATCAGCTAGGGAGTTTGTTTGTCTTGAAGTCCATCTTAATAGAACAACATCAAAACGCCTTATCCACCCTCCTATATCTTGAATCCAGTTGTTGATATCAAACCTTCTTATTCCAGAATTGATAATTCCTACTAGAGTTTGGCAGTCTCCTTCAAATATGACTTTACGGTACCCACTTAACCACGTTTGACGCATCGCTAATACTAGGCTTTGACATTCAGCTTCCAGCGCAGAAGTAACAGCACAACCTGTGGCTTGACTTGCTTCACAAAACTGCCCTTTCTCATCACGAATAATCCAAGCTGCTGTTGAACGTCTCTCATTGTTGATAAAACTTCCATCATAGTTGCACTTTAACCACCCTTGTGGGGGTGGCTGCCACGAAGTAGAAAGGTTAATTCTGTTGGTTGACCGTTGTGATTCTTGGAGattacttcttttcttctctttgtcgACTGCTAACCATTCATCAGtctcttgttttgcttttttgagATCTTGGAACCAATTGTTATTCCTGTTTTGGAATGTTAACTTGTTGCGACTCGTCCAAAGCTTCCATAAGATCCAGAACGGGAGAAGAGATAGACGGTCAAATATCCTTCGATGCTTGTGAAACTCAAAGATCGCCTTCAGTTTTGCTTCGAGGGTGACGTTTGGATTTAGAAGGCATGTGATCGGTATATTAGATGCACGCCAAATTTGCATCGCGTGgggacaagagaagaagaggtgcTCAGTTGTTTCCATTTCAGTAACACATCGTTGCAGGTGCCATCCGAAGACATGTGACATCTTTCCAATTCATTTTCGGTTGCCAAGGCTCGTGACATTAGACGCCAAAGGAAATGTTTGAACTTCGGAAGGGTTCTTGTTTTCCAAATTTCCTGTTTGATGCGTGGATCACCATGAGGGGGTTGTGCTTGAAAGTCAAAATCTGGAAGGTGAGTAGCTAGCCAGTATCCTGATTTGACCGTATACATACTACTCTCTGTATAATGCCATCCTAGAAGATCGGAAGGCTGCCAAGCACTTACCTTATTTCGAAGGAAATGGTTAACATCATCCGGATGAACTCTGTCTTGCACCAGTCTCTCATTCCAACCACTCATATCTGGGAGCATTAAACTATTAACGGTACTATTGTCAACCCGGAAGGAAGGGTGTACTCTCGGTGGACGTGGTGGATGTATGGGGAGCCATAGATTTATCCAAGTATGAATAGAACTGCCGTCTCCTATATTGTATCGTAGACCTTTGAAGAGCAAGTCTCTACCAGCTAAAACTGATTGCCAACCAAAAGATGGTTGTGTTCCTCTGCCTACAGTGATTATTGATGAGTCAGAGAAGTATCTTCCGCGTAGAGTACGGGCTAGCAGGCAATTTGGATTTTGGAGTATTCTCCAGGCTTGTTTAGCTAAGAGAGCTTCGTTGAACTTCTCGATGTCACAGAAGCCTAGGCCCCCTTCCTTCTTTGGATATTTCAGACGGTCCCACGCAACCCAGTGCACCGGatgattattttggttttggctcCACCAGTAGTTAGCAATGACTTGTTTTATTTCTCCACATATGCTCTTAGGGAGCTTGAAGCAGTTCATCGTGAAGACAGGCATAGCCATGGCTATCGCTTTCAATAAGATTTCTTTACCGCCTTGAGAGAGAAACTTGTTGTTCCATCCTCTTGTCTTGCCTCGTGCATTTTCTACTATATACTGAAATAACTCCACTTTCTTTCTACCAAATTGCTCAGGGAGTCCAAGATACTTACCACAGCCACCCTCATTGTGCATTTGAAGGAAATTTCGAAGTTGAGTCTTTGTCTGTTCGCTGACTCTTTTACCAAACATCACTGATGACTTCCTCGTGTTAACCTTCTGTCCAGACGCACGTTCATATTGTGTTAGGATTTTTTTAACAGCTGCACAAGAACTCAGGTTtgcttgacaaaaaaataatgagtcGTCTGCAAACAAGAGATGACTGATTGATGGACTTGCATTGCTAATCTTTAAACCTTTAATGCCTCCTTGCGCTTCTGCTCTTTTCATCATGTGACTGAGAACCTCAACACATAAGATAAACAAGTATGGAAACAGGGGGTCGCCCTGTCTGATTCCCCTCTCCAGTTGTATAAAGCCCTTGGGACAACCATTGATTTTAACCGAAAACGTTGGTGTACGAACACACGTCATGATCCATTGGATCCACTTGATATCAAAACCGAACCTAAACAGAGTCTCTTGGAGGAAATCCCACTCCAAGCTGTCATATGCTTTGGTGATATCTGTCTTGATCGCCATATACGAATTAGAGCATCTTCTTTTGACCTTGAGAGCGTGAATGAGTTTGTGAGCGATAAGTACATTATCCGTGATGATCCTTCCAGGTATAAACGCAGCTTGTTCCTCAGATCTTAGTTTATCTAGATGTTGTTTCAGTCTTGATACCAATATCTTCGATATTATCTTGTAGCTTACGTTGCAGAGGGAGATGGGTCTATAGTCCGTCATATGCCTTGCAGCTTCCATTTTGGGGATCAGACAGATGTTTGTATGATTCAGAGCTTGATCGAAAGTACCTGAGCAGAAGAAATCTTGAACTTCTTGTATTAGAGCATCTTTTGTTGTTTCCCAAAAGTTTTGGTAGAAAGCTCATGTGAAGCCATCAGGATCAGGGGCTTGTGTAGGACCAATTGAAAACACTGCTTGTTTAATCTCCTCTTCAGAAACTGGTCTCGTCAAATCGTCATTTATCGCCGGTGTAACACGTTGCTGAAAGTCGCGAAAGACATGGAAATGGTTGTTTTGTGGTGTGAGGTCTGTCTTGAATAAGTTGGTAAAGAAAGCTTGTGCCACCGTACCTATTGGATCGTCTCCACAGTGTTCTTGATCCTCATCATCAATGATAGAGAACATTTTATTTCTTGCAGTGTGGCCTTTTGCAGTGGCAAAGAAGTATTTCGTATTTCTGTCACCACTTGATAACCAGTCTTTTCTACTCTTTGTACGCCAGAATTCTTCTTCGTTGTCGTATGCGATGCTCAAACTCTGTCGTAGGTCCCTGATATGTTGTGATGTGGATCCATTAGTATGAGCTTTATTGATTTGTCTCTTAAGTGTGATTATCTCCTCACGGGCATTAGGCTTGTTCTGTCGTTTCCAC
The Camelina sativa cultivar DH55 chromosome 15, Cs, whole genome shotgun sequence DNA segment above includes these coding regions:
- the LOC104746200 gene encoding uncharacterized protein LOC104746200 — encoded protein: MEITDEWGRKTCISSPVGPYFSNPSDSELLFSSPSLSPPILSTVPHLTPARFLSVSGVPPSDSSAIVGASFNIFNPHDDTARVLSYNRLQFLPFPSKNSVLVFFPTGTNLDRIGFLLLSIGDSGGLQVMGSNEGDVFVATERLFSRILKILVQPVSVFGSDKSSSSDELGYVLVYSLYSIHWFSVKYDESQGKPVLRNLGCKQFKRCMIVSASWSPHLTGECLVLLENGEVFLFDLNQSHCRLRGSKLKVSWEGHEVNRRNWLGCDFGWTFGVYLVARSDAVFAITRSSEDCSVRCLLEVESLNIAGTEEFVGFAKAGSDSIRFVVASQSYVFLCDPRAGAPLLKWQHDVERPCFIDVYRLSELGIRTFESTTSCVIIGSFWNAQSQMFCYGPSPSVVNDPFSLYVWELPHNLLLPAGKCLCGDCVFREVMMKESLLEWIDWQKKSVIFLGFGVLNKYLPLESLDQSSGFTLIRLTSSGKLEAVKFCASPLDSLELVAHKDSACKPDEVNLLYLPDEDEYKLPRRFKYLDLKYLSAHTKGKLAGFIDSKMKTKSSGLQKNKSFSLSCHEELCKKLKICGFGRDRSSSSVTAVFENINSPTSVFDIALRETWSNLPIEILLLAFSNYSEFEDVLVDKKKPSLEFLAVPELPQLPPFLLRKPSRRSSKWSKKEQPSVELVGPVLPLPVLTTLHEFRNGCLNSEQEFSPEAEFSNRCNQISKVTRELANSGQEDETTISLGDDRDDDMWLNSDSQKEKKAFISYCPITKTTDSDRKQQELTTFVSRVRRCKEADIDDGGTTGLELFDDLSPVEICFENRKVNFDTKALLTSKTLLSQWQQRSSSYQEFLSQYHLQK